In Alteromonas sp. V450, the following proteins share a genomic window:
- a CDS encoding FAD-dependent oxidoreductase, whose product MIYDPLISRGVSSMLPAPDSYWHATHKVPTLPPLNKKVNSEYLVIGGGYTGLSAAITLAQAKQDVTLLDANSLGFGCAGRNGGFILSGSGRLSLSAIEDKWGRDVARAMQSEFDGAVHLLKQRIADFDMQVDLVEGPYLKLAHNPKQAEQLYASANHLASHFNVPSTLVSEKDLTARFGIEGAYGSVELKGACLHPLKLVSEYARVAKELGATLFFDSPAIRIEKHKTGYTVTTPSGSVSAKHILITTNAYTPKRFHDSVDNKQFPVQSSIFVTAPLTHEQRAKSGLTTPMSFMDTRMMKYYYRVLPDGRLLFGGRGAVKGKDAENASEKQRLYRAMVKSFPSLSGIAMDYFWSGWVSVSLDSMPRIFVDDGTNDYNASRPTGNIGYAMGYCGSGVSFAAFAGQRLAQRMMASDDVDLSLPLYRSPLKTYPFAKARRLALHGLYQWAKIAER is encoded by the coding sequence ATGATCTACGACCCCCTTATTTCCCGCGGCGTTTCATCAATGTTGCCTGCGCCCGACAGTTACTGGCACGCTACACACAAAGTGCCTACACTGCCGCCGTTGAACAAAAAGGTTAATTCCGAATACCTTGTTATAGGTGGTGGCTATACGGGCCTATCCGCTGCAATCACGCTTGCTCAAGCTAAGCAAGACGTTACGTTACTTGATGCAAATTCACTCGGGTTTGGCTGTGCAGGCCGTAACGGAGGTTTTATTTTATCGGGTAGCGGCCGATTGAGCTTAAGCGCCATAGAAGACAAGTGGGGTCGTGATGTCGCCAGAGCTATGCAGAGCGAGTTTGATGGCGCAGTACACCTGCTTAAACAACGTATTGCAGACTTTGATATGCAGGTCGATTTGGTAGAAGGCCCATATTTAAAACTGGCTCACAACCCAAAGCAAGCCGAGCAGCTGTACGCCAGTGCCAACCATCTTGCTTCTCATTTCAATGTACCGAGCACTCTAGTTAGTGAAAAAGACCTTACTGCGCGCTTTGGTATTGAAGGGGCGTATGGTAGCGTCGAGCTAAAGGGTGCATGCTTACACCCATTAAAATTAGTAAGCGAATATGCAAGAGTAGCAAAGGAGCTTGGCGCAACGCTTTTTTTCGACTCACCAGCCATTCGCATTGAAAAGCACAAGACCGGATATACAGTTACAACACCCAGCGGGTCAGTTTCGGCCAAACACATACTCATTACTACTAATGCTTATACTCCTAAGCGCTTTCATGACAGCGTAGACAATAAGCAATTTCCTGTTCAGTCGAGTATTTTTGTCACTGCGCCATTGACCCATGAACAGCGCGCAAAGTCTGGCCTAACCACGCCAATGAGCTTTATGGATACACGGATGATGAAGTACTACTACCGTGTACTGCCAGATGGCCGATTGTTGTTTGGCGGCCGTGGAGCCGTAAAAGGTAAAGATGCAGAAAACGCGTCAGAGAAACAGCGCTTATACCGTGCTATGGTAAAAAGCTTCCCTTCACTTAGCGGTATAGCCATGGATTACTTTTGGAGTGGTTGGGTAAGTGTATCGCTAGACAGTATGCCGCGTATTTTTGTCGACGATGGAACTAACGACTACAATGCAAGCCGCCCTACGGGTAATATTGGCTATGCCATGGGCTATTGCGGCTCAGGTGTTTCCTTTGCTGCTTTTGCAGGGCAGCGACTCGCTCAACGTATGATGGCTAGCGATGACGTCGATTTATCGCTTCCCCTGTATCGTTCTCCTTTGAAAACCTACCCCTTTGCTAAAGCAAGAAGGCTGGCACTGCATGGCTTGTACCAATGGGCGAAAATAGCAGAACGCTAG